The Takifugu flavidus isolate HTHZ2018 chromosome 17, ASM371156v2, whole genome shotgun sequence genome contains a region encoding:
- the pomp gene encoding proteasome maturation protein, whose product MDSRGLRSQLKDSVPVAGLCPQGAYGVQDSIRSGFSSVKNELMPSHPLELSEKNFQLNRDKMSFSTLRNIQGLHAPLKLQMEYRAARQIQRLPFLPSSNLAVDTLRGNDESVGFEDILNDPAQSEMMGDPHLMVEYKLGLL is encoded by the exons ATG GATAGTCGAGGACTTCGCTCTCAGCTGAAAGACAGTGTGCCGGTGGCGGGTTTGTGTCCTCAGGGAGCCTACGGAGTGCAAGACTCCATCCGAAGCGG TTTTTCAAGCGTGAAGAATGAGCTCATGCCAAGCCATCCGCTGGAGCTGTCGGAAAAAAAT TTTCAACTGAACAGGGATAAAATGAGTTTCTCAACGCTCCGGAACATCCAGGGTCTTCATGCTCCTCTCAAACTGCAGATGGAGTACAGGGCAGCACGACAG ATCCAGCGGCTGCCATTTTTACCCAGTTCAAACCTGGCTGTGGATACTCTGCGGGGCAATGACGAGTCCGTCGGCTTTGAAGACATCCTAAATG ATCCAGCTCAGAGTGAAATGATGGGTGATCCACACCTGATGGTGGAGTACAAACTGGGACTGTTGTGA